The sequence below is a genomic window from Nostoc flagelliforme CCNUN1.
AAGGATTTTTCAGCAGTTTAATCACTACAGGTAAAGAGTCAGTTTCTCGATAACCCCGATACACTAAGGTTCTGGAACCATTATAAAGTTGTTCACTGATGCGATATCCGGGAATACTGACAAGAGTGCTATCCATACTGCTAAATCTTTAATACTTACAGATTTAGTGTTCCCATAATCTATGAAGTTGTTTATAAACAAGAACAAAATTTTAGACCGTAATTTCAATGATAAATTCTGTACCCTCACCCAGAACACAGTTACAACTCAATTTCCCCCTGTGGGTTTCTTCAACGATTTGACGAGCGATCGCTAATCTTAATCCCGTACCTTTACTTACAAGTTTTGTAGTAAATAAATAGTTAAAAATCTTTAGTTTGACTGATTCATTCATCCCCTTGCTATTATCAGCGATCACAATTTTCACGCCCTCATTTTCCCAGGAGGTTTTAATTGTAATTCGGTTGGGATTGGACTTAATTTCCTTAAAACTTCTTCCCGTATTTGATTCATCCAGCGCATCAATGGCATTTGCCAAAATACTAATTGCCCAGGAAAACATTCAAGTTGCGGCAAATTACCATAATCAGTTATCACTTCAATTTCTGGACGTTGTTCATTTGCTTTGAGACGATGTTTGAGAATCAAACCAGTTCTAACTGATAGTAAAACCTTATTTCAAGCCAAGTATGGATAATTTGTACATATAAAAATGGTATTTAGCTGTGTTTTTATAAGCTCAGTTTATCATTCACTTCTAGAAATCAGCTTTTGTGCATTTCTCCAAAAATGGTATTATAAATCACTATTTTTTAGCGATGGCTACGCCGCCGTTGGCGAAGCCTCTCGCAGAGAAGGCATTTCGGTCTACTGAGAGTGCGTAAGTAGTAGAATGGTGCAAATAAAAATGTAAATCTTATTTAAAAAATATTATTTCTATATCAATGACATTAATTTGGCACAGCGACAAATAAAAAGTCACTGTACATTTTCTGGATTTAGTATTCCCAGATGGGTGAAGCAATTCATCTGCACCGCTTTTTGGCGTTTGCTCTGGGCCTTGCGATCGCGTATGCTAAATTCAGTCTGATTTGAATTATCTTTTGTGGACAAAAACCGCGAACCGTTTATCAGTCTGGCACTTTACCACGCCTTTAAATGGTCGGTCGTCAGCCCCATGCTTCACGCTTACTTTCGGGGCCAGATTTATGGTACGGAAAATGTCCCCCAATCAGGGCCGTTGTTGGTAGTGAGTAATCATGCTAGTTATTTTGACCCGCCAATTGTCTCCAACTGTGTACGCCGTCCAGTAGCGTACATGGCTAAGGAAGAGTTATTTAAAATCCCAGTTTTGGCGCAAGCGATTAAATTATACGGTGCTTACCCGGTGAGTCGAGGAAATGCCGATCGCAATGCCATCCGTTCCGCCCTAGAATATCTTAATAACGGTTGGGCTGTCGGTGTCTTCTTGCAAGGCACTCGCACCCCAGATGGTAGAATTACAGACCCCAAAAGAGGCGCACTGCTGCTAGCGGCGAAAGCAAAAGCCCCAATATTGCCCGTGAGTGTCTGGGGTACTGAGGAGATTTTACAAAAAGGCTCATCCCTACCTCGCGCAGTTCCCATCACCGTGAGAATTGGTAACTTGATTGATGCTCCCAGTTCCAGTAATAAAGAAGAATTGGAAGCTTTAACACAAAAGTGTGCCACGGTAATTAACGAGATGCATGATTTAGGAAGATGAGTCAGACAAGCTTAGATGTATGCTTTAGGGAGGTAGCGATGCCTACGGCGGTAAACTATGCACCTTAGCCTCTGTATCTTTAAGGTCCAATGCGCTCTAGCAATAAAGTCTAACTTTGTGCTTAAATGCAACTGTTAGGCGAATTTACCATAAGTTTCTCTCTAAACAACATATATATATGAGCGGCTTTGAAGCCAAGAATTTTTGGGAGCGATTAAATAATCTGGCGTTAGTCCGCTTTTTACTTTTAGTTGCTTCTGGCTGGGCAATTGTACAACTTTTAGCTTACTTTGAAGCGGTCATTGTTATTTTTACATTTGCTGCAATTTTGGCTTTTTTACTCAGCTATCCTGTACAATGGCTGCGACATTTTTTGCCCCACGGCGTAGCTGTTGGTGTCGTTTTCTTGTTTAGCATTGTGATTATTGGCAGTCTGATAATTACCGTTGGCTTAACGGTTTTATCTCAAGGACAACAATTAATTGACAGTATAACTGGCTTTGTAAATTCTTTAATACCTCTATTAGAGCAGCTTGAAGGGTTTTTGCGAAACCGGAATTTGCAGATAAATTTAAGTTTCATTCAAGAACAATTACGAAACCAAGCTGTATCTAGCCTTGTTACCAGCTTGGCTGTTTTACAAGGATTTATGACGAATTTTCTTACATTTATATTGATTGCAGTTGTAGCTTTCTTTATGCTACTGGATGGAGACAAACTGTGGAGTTTTACCATAAAAATAGTACCAAAACAGCGACGCAATAGATTTACAAAGATAATCAGACGCTCCTTTCTTGGATTTTTTAGAGGTCAGTTGTTATTAAGTGCATTTCTCACAAGTACGACTTTTTTAGTTTTTTTAATATTAAAAGTACCTTTTGCTTTGATATTGTCAGTGATAGTCGGAATTCTTGATATCATTCCTGGCATAGGAGCAACATTAGGAGTAAGCACAGTTACTTTAGTTGTGTTGTCTCAAGGTGTTTGGTTAGCATTGAAAGTATTGATAGCTTGTATTGTCCTCCAGCAGATACAAGACAACTTGATTTCGCCTCGAATTATGCAAGATGCGCTGAATCTTAATCCTGTAGTAGTATTCTTCGCTTTGCTAGTAGGTGCTAAAGTTGCAGGTTTACTAGGAGTTTTTATATCTATTCCGATCGCTGGAGTCATCGTATCTTTATTTGAAATTGATGAAATGAAAGCAGAGGTTTAGAGACGCGATTAAAGTCTGTACAAGAGTTGGAAGTAGAGACGCGATTAATCGCGTCTGTAGTAATTAATGTAAAATGGTTTATTAGCCAATACAAATTGAGGAATAATGTCGGATTTAAGAGCGGAATTAACAGAAATTTTGGATGAGGCAGAGTGGGAGTGGCTAATTCCTCATGTACAACGAGATGCAGTAATTTTGGTGGCACTTGAGCTAAACTTGGTGGATGTTGGAGTAGCGATCGCCAGTGATAACATACCATCAGTGGAACAGTGGATTGATCAACAATTGATTGCCAAACCCACGATAGTACAGGTGGGAGAATGGAATGGCGAGCGCACTAAGCGATTTAATACTCTCATCGTTCAGCCTTACGTTCTGGCGCAAGAAATAGTTGCTGCTTAATCAGTTTTTGTGGCGTTTTCGATTAGAGTTGGTGTCGTGATAGTTTCTAAAGAAATATGGCTTTTTGTGTCAGCTATTACTGGGTTATTACCACGTACTACCTGGCTGATTTGACCAATTAATTCGCCTAATTTTCCCTCGTCAAGTAAAGTGTTGATTAGGGAAAGTCCGCTTGTGGATAATAGCAATTTGTTAATATCTTGACTGCCACTACTGCCGTTTGCACCAGGGAATGAATAAATCCGAGTATCTCCTAAAACTCCTGGTTGCGGTGCTAAAGCGGTGACAATTTCTGGTAATTTATCGGCTAACTCTGGCCAAATGGTAGTGATAATTTTGGCACTGAGGTTGGCGTTACTGATGGAATTCTCGGCGGTAATTTTTGCTTGAATACCTTCTGCTTCGGCTAAAACTTTATCGCGGTTAGCTGCTGCTAGAGTGCGAATTGCTTCAGCTTCTAATTCTGCTGCTTGTTGGGCGATTTCTGCTTGACGACGACGGCGGAAAGCGTCGATTTCTACAACGTTGCGATCGCTAATACTCCGTTCTTCGGCTTCTCGTTCCGCAGCAATCACCGATAGGCGTTTGTTGCGTTCGGCTTTTTCAACTTCACCTGCTGTCTTGACTGATTCCTCGGCTTTGGCTTGTTGTGCTTGTGCAACAAAGCTTTCGCGTTTTTTGTTAGCAATAGCGATCGCTACATCTTCTTGAGCTAGCTTTGCCACTCGTTCTGACTCAGCTATCTGCACTTGTGCTTTTAGCTTTCCAGATTCTACACTTTGTTGACGTGAAATCTCTGCAAGCTCAGATTCTTGTTTTTGCAGTGCTTGTGCTACATTTAGTTGTTTATTACGTTCTTCTAGGGAAATATCAGCTTCAATTTGGCTTTGCTGCACCGATAATTTTTTGCGAATTTCTTCTTCTTCAATTGATTGTTCTTGCAAAATTTTGGTACGGCGTACTGTTGCAGCTTCTCTATCTTTAGATTCTTGAATTTCGCGTTCTTTCTGGGCTTTTAATGCTTCTACTTGCAATTTTTGCTCTAATTTAGCGCTTTCTTGCTCTTGGGCAATTTGTAGCGATCGCTTTTGGGCATGATCATCAGTGAACAAAATAATATAACACTTCCAACAAAAGCAGTAATATTATTTGAAGTTCCACTAATCAAAACATTTAACATCCACCCCAAAACGCCCCACAGACTCAAATCTGTTGCTACTAACAATATGAGTGGTGCTTTACCAAAACCTACCCATCCCAGGAATTGCCCAAAGCTCAATTCGTTATTACTATCTGCATCAAAGTCTGCATCTACATCAACATCTGCATCAACATCTTGCCCTCCCCCGCGGGAAATTATCATAAACAAGAATAGCAAGACTCCAATTCCCAGAAAAATCCAATAGGGCAAGTTGGCTGGACTAAACAGCATAATATTTCGTAAATGATATGTGCTGGCAGTTTTGTAACATCTAATTTATTTAAATTTATTATACTTATACTACAACTATTAATATAATAAACTACATTTTTTACTGCCTGAGCATTTAAACATAAAAATATAGATTTAATTTTTGTTTAAAAAATATTATTCTTAAAGATTTGCATAAAATATTAACCAAAGTTTTCATCAAAGAAAAATACTTTGATTGCCGACAAACCTCTTTATTTAAATTTATTATACTTATACTACAACTATTAATATAATAAACTACATTTTTTACTGCCTGAGCATTTAAACATAAAAATATAGATTTAATTTTTGTTTAAAAAATATTATTCTTAAAGATTTGCATAAAATATTAACCAAAGTTTTCATCAAAGAAAAATACTTTGATTGCCGACAAACCTCTATTTTTAAGAGATATAGCCGCATTATGGGGTTATAGCAACAGCCAAGCTGATTAGGACATCAACAGATGATAAAACTTAGACACAAAAAGACTTTTCACTCAGTCCCCAGTCCCTTGCTATATATAGAGTTAACAGAAATGTTTAACTTTTTTTAAGATAAAAAATCAATTGAGCGAATAATAAATGTATTATAAGATACAATAGTATAACAGAGGATGCAGGTAGGTAGAGGGTAAAATAGTTCTCGACTACCAATTTTATATTTTGAGTATGGAGAGTCTATAGTACAATTTTGCAAGGTTCGCCAACGCTGCAAGCAGGCGCACCCTGCCGAAAATCCAAAATTGATTGACTATTGACTAAAGCAAAATTTTCTCCTTTAAGATTTAGCCATCTAGGAGCTAGAATTGTTACCATAATTTCAGATTAGATGTTGAAACCTTGATCCAATCTGAAACCTTAGAACTATTAGAATGGCATCGCCTCTGCCAGCACCTTGCCACCTTTGCGGCAACTAAGCTGGGGGCGACAGCTGCGCGTCATCTGAAAATACCCGATTATCAGATCCAAAGCGAACAGTTGTTAGAGCAAACCAAAGAAGTCTACCAACTGGAAACTCGCCTGACCACGGGACTGTCATTTGAGGGAATTCAAGATATTGGCGATTCCTTAGAACGGGCAGAACGCAGTGGAGTTTTGGCAGGAGATGAACTGTTAGCGATCGCCACCACCCTCGCTGGTGCCAGAAATTTGCGCCGTGTCATTGACAATCAGGAAGATTTGCCGATATTGACCGATTTAGTTGCCGATTTGCGGACTTATCCAGAACTAGAACAGGAAATTCACCGATGTATTGATGAACGGGCCCAGGTAACTGACCGCGCGAGTCAAAAACTGGGAGAAATTCGCACAGACTTGCGGCGAGTACGCAGCCAAATTACCCAAAAGCTGCAAAATATCTTACAGGCAAAATCTGGCGCAGTTCAAGAACAGCTAATTACGCAACGGGGCGATCGCTTTGTCATCCCCGTAAAAGCACCCCAAAAAGATGCCATCCCCGGTATTGTTCACGATACCTCTACTAGCGGTGCCACGCTATATGTGGAACCGAATTCAGTAGTGCCTTTGGGCAACCAACTGCGGCAGATAATTAGAAGAGAGCAAGCGGAAGAAGAAGCGGTTCGCCGTGCTTTGACTGAACTTGTAGCCGCAGTCAAACCAGATTTAGAGAGATTATTAGCGATCGCTACCACTTTGGATCTGGCAACAGCTAGATCGCGATATAGTTACTGGTTAGGAGCAAATCCCCCGCGATTTATCCAGCGTGAAGATAGTGAAATCATTACCTTGCGGAATTTGCGACATCCTCTGTTAGTGTGGCAGCAACAGCACGAACAAGGGCAACCAGTAGTACCTGTAGATTTACTGATAAACCCGCTAATCCGGGTAGTGACAATTACCGGGCCAAATACTGGCGGTAAAACTGTAACCTTAAAAACTCTAGGGTTAGCAGCATTGATGGCCAAAGTGGGTTTATTTGTCCCCGCCCGTGAACCAGTAGAAATACCTTGGTTTGATAAGGTGTTGGCAGATATTGGCGATGAACAATCTTTACAGCAAAGTTTATCCACATTTTCTGGACACATCCGCCGCATTAGTCGGATTTTAGAAGCATTGGGGAATCGGGAAGAAGAGAATCTAGAAATTCCCACTCCCCACTCCCCACTCCCCACTCCCCAATCACTCGTTTTACTCGATGAAGTCGGCGCAGGAACCGATCCAGTTGAAGGTAGTGCCTTAGCGATCGCCTTGTTGCAATATTTAGCTAACCATGCCCAGCTAACGATCGCCACTACTCACTTCGGGGAACTGAAAGCCCTGAAATACGAAGATGATCGGTTTGAAAATGCCTCTGTAGAATTTGACGAAAGTACTCTCTCACCTACTTACCGTCTGCTGTGGGGCATCCCTGGACGTTCTAACGCCTTAACTATTGCCTTGCGCTTGGGATTAAAACCAGAAGTTGTACAACAGGCAAAAACCCAAGTTGGAGAGGCCACAGATGAAGTTAACCAGGTGATTGCTGGCTTAGAAGCGCAACGCCGCCGTCAGGAAACCAAAGCTGCGGAAGCCCAAAGTTTGTTGCAGCAAGCGGAACGTTTATACAAACAAGTATCCGCAAAAGCCGCAAGTTTGGAAGAAAGGGAAAGCAGTTTGCGGGCTTCGCAGGAAATAGCAGTCCAACAAGCGATCGCTCAAGCAAAAGGTGAAATTGCCCAAGTGATTCGTCGTTTGCAGAAAGGTACGCCCACAGCCCAAGAGGCACAGCAAGCAACCAATGCATTGAATCAAATTGGCCAGCAATATCAGCCAGCAACGCCAGCAAAACCAAAAGCTGGATTTATGCCCAAAGTAGGCGATCGCGTCCGCATTCCAAAATTGGGACAGATCGCAGATGTGATCACTGCTCCCGATGAAGATGGGGAGTTAAGCGTTCGGTTTGGGCTAATGAAGATGAACGTGAAGTTGCAAGATGTAGAATCTCTAGATGGTCAAAAAGCCGAACCAGTCGTCAAACCCAAGCCAGCCCCAGCAGCAGTAACGCCACCACCGCAAAATGTCCCAGAAATTCGGACTTCCCAAAATACCATCGATTTGCGTGGTAAACGGGTAGCTGATGCCGAATACATTTTAGATAAAGCCATCTCGGAAGCTACAGGCCCAGTCTGGATTATTCACGGGTATGGTACTGGCAAACTGCGACAAGGAGTTCACGCATTTTTGCAACAGCATCCCAGAGTTAACAACTACGAACCAGCAGAACAAGCAGATGGCGGCACCGGTGTTACCGTTGCTCACATCAAATAAGGGACTTCCAACTAAAAAAATATCCCATCGCTTTGGCGATCTGGCGTTGCAGGGGGCGCAGGGGAAGCAGGGGAGGAAGAATCTAACGATCAATAGTCGCTCCCAAAATTGAATAATTTAATTTCTGGAACTCCCTAAAGAGCAGGAATGCTATGTTACTTGAACTCAATCAACTAATTGTTAAAGCCGGTCATCAGCTGTTGATTAAAGATGTCTCCTGGCCGGCATACAAAGGAATTTTAGCAGAATTAGGAGACAATCGCAGTTCGCGGATAGGTTACAGTCAAGGCATGCTGGAAATAATGGCTCCATTACCAGAGCATGAAGTAGCTAAAGTTATTATTGGGGACTTGGTAAAAGTTTTATTAGAAGAACTCGATTTGGAATTTTGGAGTTTAGGTTCTACAACTTTTGATAAGGAAAGTATGGATGCAGGGGTAGAACCCGATGATTGTTTCTATATCCAAAATGAAGCTAGAATTAGGGGCAAAGATAGAATCAATTTAGAAACCGACCCGCCTCCAGATTTGGCTATTGAAATTGATATTACCTCCCGCACTCGTTTCAATAATTATCAAGCTTTGAGAGTACCGGAACTGTGGCGATGGAACGGAAGCAAGTTGGAAATAAATGTGCTGTTAAACGGGAAATATGTATAATCAAATACCAGTTCTATTTTCCCAAATTTCCCAATTTTCCAAGTGATTACCGAATATTTGATCCAGAGTAAAGCCAATGCTAGAAATGCGGCAATGAAAGCATTTCGTGCGTGGATAAAACAGCAAATTAGTAGCCACATTTAGTTGAAATTATCATAAATGGCTACTCAAAAATGTTGTGGCTAGTGGTATAAAATTATTGTTAGCTGCTTCTTTAACACAACGTCAATGTCTTTTCTTATTCCCTGTTACCCATTTATGATTTTATCACCCAAAGTTAAGCTGAAGATAATGTAATCTATGGCAATGATTGGCTGTTTTTACGTAATTTCCATGCCATGAGAATATTTGTAATATTATTGCGTTGCTATTCTTACCAGTGAATTATCTCTAACCCATACTGAATAATGGGTTTTGGTAAATGTCTAAACTATTACCTCTGCCCATCAAGTTTATAAATGAGTTCTGATATGTGCGTGGTTCACAGTTAGAGCTATAGTACCAACTAAGTTGGATAAAATCAATTGACCAACATCTTCAAACGCTGACTTTATCAAATTTTTAAGTTTGTCATCAGTTTTATGGAGGCATCAATCGTCCTGATGTTGCCTAGCCTGTCCTGAAATAACAGGCTACACACAAGCGAAACTGGGGTGGGATTATGCCCAGCAGCAAGCAGCACCTTTAGCAAACAGGCAAAAAATTTGTATAGTAATTATGTATACATGAAGACCAAATAATAAACATCAATAAATTTCAAAATTTAAAGCCGCAAATAAATTAGGAGATATTCTAGATAATTACTTAGCGAGAATTAGCGGTTAGCATTCAAAACAATTGTCTATTTATACTCTTGTACGGAACTAGCAGCCAAAGTCGGGTAAACCTTAACTAGAATTGATACTTTTCTACTTTGTCGAAAATAAATTTTCATCTAGAGTAGGACAAAGATACCTGCTGTTTACCACATAAAAAAGCTAGATGGAGCCTCTGGCTTAGAGCTATGGGAAACCAAGCTTGATTCTTAAGAGTCTGGTTTCAAAATGGGTAACAGCAACATCCTCTATCAGCTTGATCACCTATGCTAAAAGTTATGCACTCGGCCGCCAACTCAGCCACTCCAAATTCCCAGTGGGAGGATTTAATCAAGCTTCCAGCCCCAAACACAGTTCAATGGGACAATATCAAAACCCAATTAGACTTAGTGCTGTTGGCGCTAGAAACCTTAACCGGGATTGGTTCAGAGGCTATGCTTTCGGCGGCAACTGATCTGAATTTAGAGTCAAGAGTGCCAGACCGCGTAGCTTTATGGCGACTGCGCCAATCAAATCCCCTACGTAAAGGTCAAGGAGGGCGAAAAAAGCTAGATGTCGAAGAAGCGCGATCGCTTGTTCTGATCATCTGCTACCTAGCCAAACAGCACCAGGAATTGATTCGCCGCGCTGTTGGACTGTTGGAACAAATGGCAGAAAATAACCGGGAACCTCACCAGGCTGCTTTACTTGGAGATTATATTGATGCTTTTTGCAACACCTACCAAGAGCGGATGGAAGAGGACGAAAAAATCTCAACAGATTTACTAACCAACCTGGCCCTAAAACTGCTTGTAAATTTACTTTTTTACAGTGCTCCTGGTGGGCATCGCCGTCTCTGGCTAGCACTTATAGACCGTTCAACAAAATTTTAGATTTTAGATTTGAAATTCCTCAACTAAAATTCCCTTGTGATTTGTTTGTTAGATCAGGAAACCCTTTTAATGATCGTTAGCCCTTGGGCGATGCACTATCAGCACCGCCTCCTATACGCCAGCTTGCATAACGGAAGGAACCTAACAAAGTTTTGAGTGAAGGAATCCGCCGTTTCAACTTTTCTTGATTAGCAACTGGCTCAACTTTTTGCAAAATCCCAAATAGTCTTCCTCGCAGTTCCTGCCATG
It includes:
- a CDS encoding lysophospholipid acyltransferase family protein, with amino-acid sequence MDKNREPFISLALYHAFKWSVVSPMLHAYFRGQIYGTENVPQSGPLLVVSNHASYFDPPIVSNCVRRPVAYMAKEELFKIPVLAQAIKLYGAYPVSRGNADRNAIRSALEYLNNGWAVGVFLQGTRTPDGRITDPKRGALLLAAKAKAPILPVSVWGTEEILQKGSSLPRAVPITVRIGNLIDAPSSSNKEELEALTQKCATVINEMHDLGR
- a CDS encoding AI-2E family transporter, whose protein sequence is MSGFEAKNFWERLNNLALVRFLLLVASGWAIVQLLAYFEAVIVIFTFAAILAFLLSYPVQWLRHFLPHGVAVGVVFLFSIVIIGSLIITVGLTVLSQGQQLIDSITGFVNSLIPLLEQLEGFLRNRNLQINLSFIQEQLRNQAVSSLVTSLAVLQGFMTNFLTFILIAVVAFFMLLDGDKLWSFTIKIVPKQRRNRFTKIIRRSFLGFFRGQLLLSAFLTSTTFLVFLILKVPFALILSVIVGILDIIPGIGATLGVSTVTLVVLSQGVWLALKVLIACIVLQQIQDNLISPRIMQDALNLNPVVVFFALLVGAKVAGLLGVFISIPIAGVIVSLFEIDEMKAEV
- a CDS encoding DUF2288 domain-containing protein, with the translated sequence MSDLRAELTEILDEAEWEWLIPHVQRDAVILVALELNLVDVGVAIASDNIPSVEQWIDQQLIAKPTIVQVGEWNGERTKRFNTLIVQPYVLAQEIVAA
- a CDS encoding flotillin domain-containing protein, with translation MFTDDHAQKRSLQIAQEQESAKLEQKLQVEALKAQKEREIQESKDREAATVRRTKILQEQSIEEEEIRKKLSVQQSQIEADISLEERNKQLNVAQALQKQESELAEISRQQSVESGKLKAQVQIAESERVAKLAQEDVAIAIANKKRESFVAQAQQAKAEESVKTAGEVEKAERNKRLSVIAAEREAEERSISDRNVVEIDAFRRRRQAEIAQQAAELEAEAIRTLAAANRDKVLAEAEGIQAKITAENSISNANLSAKIITTIWPELADKLPEIVTALAPQPGVLGDTRIYSFPGANGSSGSQDINKLLLSTSGLSLINTLLDEGKLGELIGQISQVVRGNNPVIADTKSHISLETITTPTLIENATKTD
- a CDS encoding OB-fold-containig protein produces the protein MLFSPANLPYWIFLGIGVLLFLFMIISRGGGQDVDADVDVDADFDADSNNELSFGQFLGWVGFGKAPLILLVATDLSLWGVLGWMLNVLISGTSNNITAFVGSVILFCSLMIMPKSDRYKLPKSKKALN
- a CDS encoding endonuclease MutS2, which codes for MIQSETLELLEWHRLCQHLATFAATKLGATAARHLKIPDYQIQSEQLLEQTKEVYQLETRLTTGLSFEGIQDIGDSLERAERSGVLAGDELLAIATTLAGARNLRRVIDNQEDLPILTDLVADLRTYPELEQEIHRCIDERAQVTDRASQKLGEIRTDLRRVRSQITQKLQNILQAKSGAVQEQLITQRGDRFVIPVKAPQKDAIPGIVHDTSTSGATLYVEPNSVVPLGNQLRQIIRREQAEEEAVRRALTELVAAVKPDLERLLAIATTLDLATARSRYSYWLGANPPRFIQREDSEIITLRNLRHPLLVWQQQHEQGQPVVPVDLLINPLIRVVTITGPNTGGKTVTLKTLGLAALMAKVGLFVPAREPVEIPWFDKVLADIGDEQSLQQSLSTFSGHIRRISRILEALGNREEENLEIPTPHSPLPTPQSLVLLDEVGAGTDPVEGSALAIALLQYLANHAQLTIATTHFGELKALKYEDDRFENASVEFDESTLSPTYRLLWGIPGRSNALTIALRLGLKPEVVQQAKTQVGEATDEVNQVIAGLEAQRRRQETKAAEAQSLLQQAERLYKQVSAKAASLEERESSLRASQEIAVQQAIAQAKGEIAQVIRRLQKGTPTAQEAQQATNALNQIGQQYQPATPAKPKAGFMPKVGDRVRIPKLGQIADVITAPDEDGELSVRFGLMKMNVKLQDVESLDGQKAEPVVKPKPAPAAVTPPPQNVPEIRTSQNTIDLRGKRVADAEYILDKAISEATGPVWIIHGYGTGKLRQGVHAFLQQHPRVNNYEPAEQADGGTGVTVAHIK
- a CDS encoding DUF3038 domain-containing protein, with the protein product MLKVMHSAANSATPNSQWEDLIKLPAPNTVQWDNIKTQLDLVLLALETLTGIGSEAMLSAATDLNLESRVPDRVALWRLRQSNPLRKGQGGRKKLDVEEARSLVLIICYLAKQHQELIRRAVGLLEQMAENNREPHQAALLGDYIDAFCNTYQERMEEDEKISTDLLTNLALKLLVNLLFYSAPGGHRRLWLALIDRSTKF